From the genome of Lutzomyia longipalpis isolate SR_M1_2022 chromosome 2, ASM2433408v1, one region includes:
- the LOC129788876 gene encoding RUN domain-containing protein 1 gives MERDFGGGSEAIVHHEGDHINAADDESETEKPDVERWDPLGAANDSESDVRQLDSERDLNSELEHFCDINRIRNLEEEQEMLTSSLLALTSHFAQVQFRLRQIVKAAPEERDTLLKNLEEFAFRGIPEVQEIEGGSSNLMMSSVEWQRNRQQELIQQLKKQLEDLEKFAFESGEPVLPQSMLVEKQKVIIDEFRSKINLNLDEHNLPHLSPEDLRHQVDSALGEFVSPLKMKDQLVAQLKTQITDLERFIEFIQNADETVPGELDTNCDCISEEHRRKPLPRKHSRSRMTSSSSQDGEKRSNNTEGKFMERSQSIVKRVLTLLEIFTSSQIGCASTATHFQKNSFKKTARGSHWGDLRAQLEVDIQEICNFARKKDEDDSQDDSTSVYLSDSDSEPDAQVVTQQRRKKPTAKPRKQTPDNIYLMSIVRKRFAMTLLKLMQHGLRNPDSSSMIVPFISCFAMPKVAYGDYGATVGDEDDRGGKQMHAWELILEYYYIKNGDKYNETPARRLSQSFNLEIVGGTAISIKQGLLSTIGSIIALHAPYKRNHNSHFKAFVCAGLNTGKLAKWLQLIYQCPELCSTYYTSWSYAAKTGFRDALRSLEPLSLLKFDLPVDFAIRQFQNMNDVFQ, from the exons ATGGAAAGAGATTTTGGTGGTGGAAGTGAAGCAATAGTGCATCACGAAGGAGACCATATTAATGCAGCAGACGATGAGTCTGAAACGGAGAAGCCAGATGTTGAGCGTTGGGACCCCCTTGGGGCGGCCAATGACTCGGAAAGTGATGTTAGGCAGTTGGATTCGGAACGAGATTTGAATTCTGA ATTGGAACATTTTTGCGATATTAATCGCATCCGGAATCTCGAGGAAGAGCAGGAGATGCTCACATCATCCCTGCTGGCGCTCACATCGCATTTTGCGCAGGTACAATTCCGTCTGAGGCAAATTGTAAAGGCAGCCCCGGAGGAGAGGGACACCCTGCTGAAGAATCTCGAGGAATTCGCCTTCAGGGGCATTCCGGAGGTGCAGGAGATTGAGGGTGGCAGCAGCAATCTCATGATGTCATCCGTTGAGTGGCAGCGGAATCGTCAGCAGGAGCTCATTCAGCAGCTGAAGAAGCAGCTGGAGGATTTGGAGAAGTTTGCCTTTGAATCCGGTGAGCCTGTACTGCCACAATCGATGCTGGTTGAGAAGCAAAAGGTCATCATTGATGAGTTTAGGAGTAAAATTAATCTCAATCTCGATGAGCACAATTTGCCACACTTGAGCCCTGAAGATTTGCGTCATCAG GTGGATTCAGCCTTGGGGGAATTTGTGAGTCCGTTAAAGATGAAGGATCAACTTGTGGCACAGCTGAAGACCCAAATAACCGACTTGGAGCGCTTCATTGAATTCATTCAGAATGCCGATGAGACCGTTCCCGGGGAATTGGATACGAATTGCGATTGTATCTCCGAAGAGCATCGTCGGAAACCCCTTCCCCGGAAGCATTCCCGCTCCCGCATGACGAGCTCATCCAGTCAAGATGGGGAGAAACGCTCCAACAACACCGAAGGGAAATTCATGGAACGTAGTCAGAGTATCGTGAAGCGCGTCCTGACCCTCCTGGAAATCTTCACATCATCCCAAATTGGATGTGCCTCAACGGCGACGCATTTCCAGAAGAATTCCTTCAAGAAGACAGCCCGTGGGAGTCATTGGGGTGACCTACGTGCTCAGCTTGAGGTTGATATTCaggaaatttgcaattttgccCGGAAGAAGGATGAAGATGACTCCCAGGATGACTCTACGAGTGTCTACTTGAGTGATTCCGACTCGGAGCCTGATGCACAGGTTGTGACGCAGCAGAGGCGCAAGAAACCCACGGCAAAGCCACGAAAACAAACCCCAGACAATATCTATCTCATGTCAATTGTCCGGAAGCGCTTTGCCATGACGCTGCTGAAGTTGATGCAGCACGGTTTGCGTAATCCGGATAGCTCTAGTATGATTGTTCCCTTTATAAGTTGCTTTGCAATGCCAAAAGTAGCTTATGGGGACTACGGGGCAACAGTTGGTGATGAAGATGATCGCGGAGGGAAGCAAATGCATGCGTGGGAGCTAATCCTTGAGTATTACTACATCAAAAATGGTGATAAATACAATGAAACACCCGCACGGAGGCTGTCGCAGAGCTTCAATTTGGAGATTGTTGGTGGGACGGCTATATCAATAAAACAGGGACTTCTAAGTACAATTGGAAGTATTATAGCTCTCCATGCTCCCTACAAGCGCAATCACAATTCCCACTTCAAGGCATTCGTTTGTGCTGGTCTCAA cACTGGAAAACTAGCAAAGTGGCTTCAGCTGATTTATCAATGCCCTGAATTGTGCTCAACGTACTACACAAGTTGGAGTTATGCAGCCAAGACTGGCTTCCGCGATGCCTTGCGAAGCTTGGAGCCTCTGAGTCTTCTCAAATTCGATCTCCCCGTTGACTTTGCCATTCGTCAATTTCAAAATATGAATGATGTTTTCCAGTAA
- the LOC129788887 gene encoding UDP-xylose and UDP-N-acetylglucosamine transporter-like gives MSFLPKVSNWKAAIAILLVFVGCCSNVVFLELLVKYDPGSGNLITFAQFAFIAIEGFIFTHRFGTQPARIGFKDYTILVAMFFTSSVCNNYAFDFNIPMPLHMIFRAGSLIANMIMGIIILKKNYDFSKYFSVLLITFGIIICTIVSGSDVKESKSAAKVIEEESDPASVFFWWTLGITLLTVALFISARMGLYQEVLYKRYGKHPREALYYTHLLPLPGFLLLTGNIWEHLQICAASPPVNVPVLGIGIPIVLLYLLGNVLTQYVCISSVYVLTTECSSLTVTLVVTLRKFVSLLFSIVYFQNPYTIYHWIGTICVFYGTIVFTEVIPSIKRSLASRKDAAKKVD, from the exons ATGAGCTTCCTGCCAAAAGTATCAAACTGGAAGGCTGCAATTGCCATTCTCCTCGTCTTTGTGGGCTGCTGCAGCAATGTTGTCTTCCTGGAGCTCTTGGTCaa ATATGATCCTGGCTCTGGGAATTTGATAACCTTCGctcaatttgcatttattgCAATTGAAGGATTTATATTTACGCATCGCTTTGGCACACAACCCGCGAGGATTGGCTTCAAAGACTACACCATCCTCGTGGCGATGTTCTTCACATCGAGCGTCTGCAACAACTACGCCTTTGACTTTAACATTCCCATGCCGTTGCACATGATCTTCCGTGCGGGATCCCTCATTGCCAACATGATCATGGGGATaataatattgaagaaaaattatgatttctCCAAATACTTTTCCGTCCTGCTCATTACATTTGGAATCATTATCTGCACCATTGTGTCCGGATCTGATGTG AAAGAGAGCAAATCAGCGGCAAAAGTCATCGAGGAAGAATCAGATCCTGCTTCAGTTTTCTTCTGGTGGACCCTCGGAATCACCCTGCTGACTGTGGCTCTCTTCATTTCCGCCCGAATGGGTCTCTATCAGGAAGTTCTCTACAAACGCTACGGCAAACACCCCCGAGAAGCTCTCTACTACACCCACTTACTCCCTCTGCCGGGTTTCCTCCTTCTAACTGGAAATATTTGGGAACATTTGCAAATTTGCGCTGCAAGCCCCCCAGTTAATGTGCCTGTATTGGGAATTGGAATTCCCATTGTTCTTCTGTACCTCCTGGGGAATGTTCTCACGCAGTATGTATGCATTAGTTCTGTTTACGTTCTAACAACTGAGTGCAGCTCATTGACGGTGACACTGGTGGTGACACTGAGGAAGTTTGTATCACTCCTCTTCTCCATTGTCTACTTCCAAAATCCCTATACAATTTATCACTGGATCGGGACAATTTGTGTCTTTTACGGGACAATTGTCTTCACCGAAGTGATTCCCAGCATAAAACGTTCGCTGGCAAGTCGAAAGGATGCCGCGAAGAAGGTTGActaa
- the LOC129788882 gene encoding aminoacylase-1-like produces MKGSQVKSCWICGFLFLLLCLCIADMTSCASKNLSENLLKNSSQWWESDEEIRILRQYLRIPTVHPNPDYGPCVDFLREQAKSLNLPFVIHYATDARKPIVVLTWMGSEPELPTILLNSHMDVVPVYPETWTHPPFAAEIDDDGRIFARGSQDMKSLGMAYLAAIGRLQRNNFHPRRTIHILFVPDEETGSVDGMKAFVKTPEFQALNIGFALDEGHVSPGENYIFFYGEKTIWQPTFTIHGHPGHGSLLFEHTAGEGFSYIVEKLMHRRQNEVEKVKRGQPIGNVTSINLTKVSGGIQTNVIPEELSVTFDIRLPPTADHEAFNRLLEQWIRESGANVSLTFEQKENKVPVTPIDDSNPFWMTFRDVLTNLNYTLEPQILAGGTDMRFLRALRIPALGFNPMNHTPLLLHADDEFIYADKYIKAIGVFSRLIEKLTELN; encoded by the exons atgaaaggGAGTCAAGTGAAATCGTGTTGGATCTGTGGATTCCTTTTCCTCCTTCTTTGCCTCTGTATTGCAGATATGACGAGTTGTGCTTCGAAAAATCTCTCAGAGAACCTCCTGAAGAATTCCTCTCAATGGTGGGAAAGTGACGAAGAAATCCGGATTTTGCGCCAATATCTGAGGATTCCCACTGTTCATCCAAACCCTGATTATG GGCCTTGCGTGGATTTTCTCAGGGAACAAGCAAAATCTCTCAATCTTCCTTTTGTAATTCACTACGCAACGGACGCGAGGAAGCCAATTGTGGTGTTAACATGGATGGGAAGTGAACCAGAATTACCAACAATTCTCCTGAATTCCCACATGGATGTTGTACCAGTTTATCCGGAAACATGGACTCATCCACCTTTTGCAGCTGAAATCGACGACGACGGAAGGATTTTTGCTCGAGGATCGCAGGATATGAAGAGTCTGGGAATGGCCTATTTGGCTGCCATTGGGCGGCTACAGAGGAATAATTTCCACCCAAGGCGCACTATTCACATCCTCTTCGTTCCCGATGAGGAAACTGGCAGTGTGGATGGGATGAAGGCTTTCGTGAAGACTCCGGAATTTCAAGCTCTAAACATTGGATTTGCTTTGGATGAAGGTCACGTCTCTCCTGGGGAgaactacatttttttctatggcGAAAAAACCATCTGGCAGCCAACGTTCACTATACATGGTCATCCAGGACATGGATCCTTGCTGTTTGAACACACAGCCGGGGAGGGTTTCAGCTACATCGTGGAAAAGTTGATGCATCGTCGTCAAAATGAAGTTGAAAAGGTGAAACGGGGTCAACCCATTGGGAATGTAACATCGATAAATCTCACAAAAGTTTCCGGAGGTATTCAAACAAATGTCATTCCGGAGGAGCTTTCAGTCACCTTCGACATTCGACTACCACCAACAGCAGATCATGAGGCTTTCAACAGACTCCTTGAGCAATGGATCAGAGAGTCTGGAGCAAATGTCTCATTAACTTTTGaacagaaagaaaacaaagtCCCGGTGACCCCCATTGATGATTCAAATCCCTTCTGGATGACCTTTCGGGACGTTTTAACGAATTTAAACTACACGCTTGAACCACAAATCCTCGCCGGAGGAACAGATATGAGATTCTTGAGAGCTCTCCGTATTCCTGCTTTGGGATTTAATCCAATGAATCACACCCCCCTTCTCCTTCATGCTGACGATGAATTTATCTATGCGGATAAATATATCAAGGCCATTGGGGTCTTTAGCAGGCTCATTGAGAAACTCACAGAGCTCAATTGA